One Hyla sarda isolate aHylSar1 unplaced genomic scaffold, aHylSar1.hap1 scaffold_73, whole genome shotgun sequence DNA segment encodes these proteins:
- the LOC130344685 gene encoding butyrophilin-like protein 10 isoform X2, translated as MALLYILITLTLLSYLADCSDYVLPKPQYEEVLVPRYGNATLPCRFTFIEGTYDLGFSWHREDIVEEIEVEDIYAYIQQTYEYKEPQLVYSFHKDKEDYEEQDYNFHERVKVDTSEVSEGDLTLVLRDVDYPDEGLFTCKAISPHGKGEIKMKLMIQEEEEPPVQIETIDNVTVARCVSAGWYKVPIVRWLNRREEDISENSTVVILEETQTGGKRISSSLSGVKSHEIYRCLIRDVKKARRARTYYRKLKKGVMREYGEF; from the exons ACTGCAGTGACTATGTCCTACCCAAGCCTCAGTATGAAGAGGTCCTTGTCCCCCGTTACGGTAATGCCACCTTGCCCTGTCGTTTCACCTTCATTGAGGGCACCTATGACTTGGGCTTCAGCTGGCACCGggaggacattgtggaggagatagAGGTGGAAGACATCTACGCCTACATCCAGCAGACCTACGAGTACAAGGAGCCCCAGCTGGTCTACAGCTTCCATAAGGACAAGGAAGACTACGAAGAGCAGGACTACAACTTCCACGAGCGGGTGAAGGTGGACACCTCCGAGGTCAGTGAAGGGGACTTAACCCTGGTCCTGAGGGATGTGGACTATCCAGACGAAGGTTTGTTCACGTGTAAAGCCATCAGCCCCCACGGTAAAGGGGAAATCAAGATGAAGCTCATGATACAAG AAGAAGAGGAGCCTCCGGTACAGATAGAAACCATTGACAATGTGACGGTGGCTCGTTGCGTCTCTGCCGGTTGGTACAAGGTGCCCATTGTGAGGTGGCTGAACCGTCGAGAGGAGGACATATCGGAGAACTCCACTGTTGTAATATTGGAGGAAACGCAGACTGGAGGTAAAAGGATCTCCTCAAGTCTGAGTGGGGTCAAGAGCCACGAGATCTACCGCTGCCTCATCCGGGACGTCAAGAAAGCGCGAAGAGCCCGGACTTATTACAGGAAACTAA AAAAGGGGGTAATGAGGGAATATGGAGAGTTCTGA
- the LOC130344685 gene encoding butyrophilin-like protein 10 isoform X1, producing MALLYILITLTLLSYLADCSDYVLPKPQYEEVLVPRYGNATLPCRFTFIEGTYDLGFSWHREDIVEEIEVEDIYAYIQQTYEYKEPQLVYSFHKDKEDYEEQDYNFHERVKVDTSEVSEGDLTLVLRDVDYPDEGLFTCKAISPHGKGEIKMKLMIQEEEEPPVQIETIDNVTVARCVSAGWYKVPIVRWLNRREEDISENSTVVILEETQTGGKRISSSLSGVKSHEIYRCLIRDVKKARRARTYYRKLRGNEGIWRVLNPLLNISESDVEYTANQEYTANQEYTANQEYTGDQEYTGDQEDLEGPEGAGNITTQP from the exons ACTGCAGTGACTATGTCCTACCCAAGCCTCAGTATGAAGAGGTCCTTGTCCCCCGTTACGGTAATGCCACCTTGCCCTGTCGTTTCACCTTCATTGAGGGCACCTATGACTTGGGCTTCAGCTGGCACCGggaggacattgtggaggagatagAGGTGGAAGACATCTACGCCTACATCCAGCAGACCTACGAGTACAAGGAGCCCCAGCTGGTCTACAGCTTCCATAAGGACAAGGAAGACTACGAAGAGCAGGACTACAACTTCCACGAGCGGGTGAAGGTGGACACCTCCGAGGTCAGTGAAGGGGACTTAACCCTGGTCCTGAGGGATGTGGACTATCCAGACGAAGGTTTGTTCACGTGTAAAGCCATCAGCCCCCACGGTAAAGGGGAAATCAAGATGAAGCTCATGATACAAG AAGAAGAGGAGCCTCCGGTACAGATAGAAACCATTGACAATGTGACGGTGGCTCGTTGCGTCTCTGCCGGTTGGTACAAGGTGCCCATTGTGAGGTGGCTGAACCGTCGAGAGGAGGACATATCGGAGAACTCCACTGTTGTAATATTGGAGGAAACGCAGACTGGAGGTAAAAGGATCTCCTCAAGTCTGAGTGGGGTCAAGAGCCACGAGATCTACCGCTGCCTCATCCGGGACGTCAAGAAAGCGCGAAGAGCCCGGACTTATTACAGGAAACTAA GGGGTAATGAGGGAATATGGAGAGTTCTGAACCCGCTGCTCAACATCTCGGAGTCTGATGTGGAATACACAGCGAATCAGGAATACACAGCGAATCAGGAATACACAGCGAATCAAGAATACACAGGGGATCAAGAATACACAGGGGATCAAGAAGACCTCGAGGGACCTGAAGGGGCGGGAAACATCACAACCCAGCCGTGA